cgCTCTTCCACGGTTTCCTTCCCCGACGGATGATTTCCCAACAGAGCCATAAGCCACACTCCGACTCCATTGCCGCAACACCCAAACCAACTTTCAAAACTATGCAAAGCGCGCGAAATACGACGGCGTTTCGATCAATCTTCGACGCCGGAGAGCTGAAATAGGAACTGGAAAATTCCGGGGTCAAGCCCAGCTTGATCCCCTACATATGGAAGCAGGTGATCCAAAACCCCGATGCCCAATTCGACCAAATTCCATCTTTGCCCTCGGCAGCGTACCCTCTCCTGACCTCCaaattcaaaaccctaacctcGTCCGTCCACAAGGTCATGGACTCCTCAGACCAACTCACCACCAAGCTCCTCATAAAACTGCAGGTTTGCCCCATTTCTTATGCTGCACACAAACTGTTTGATAAAATGCCGCCGTGAAAAAAATTCtcacattattttgtttttgttagaaTGGGGCTCTTGTGGAGGCTGTGATTATGCGATATGACAGCCGCTTGGGAAGGTATGACGGGAAGCCCCGCCCTGGTGGTCCTAGGTCCACCTTGTGTGTATCATTCTCAGGTatcaaagttttgaatttttttgttttcgtgTCGAAATTTCTGGTattgaatgtttatgttgatgtgTAAGGTTGGTTGCAAAATGGGTTGTACTTTCTGTGCTACCGAGAGTATGGGGTTTAAGAGCAATCTGACATCGGGGGAGATTGTGGAGCAATTGGTTCATGCTTCTCGCATTTCGCCTATACGCAATATTGTGTTCATGgtaattgttttttctttacttCATTTGGGATTGTTATTGAATGATATGGATATGGAGGAAATATGGGAACCATTGAATGTTGAACACTTTGATTTTGTGTATTTTGTCAGGGAATGGGAGAACAGTTGAATAACTATGGTTCCTTAGTGGAAGCGATTCAAGTCATGA
This genomic interval from Malus domestica chromosome 05, GDT2T_hap1 contains the following:
- the LOC103427408 gene encoding LOW QUALITY PROTEIN: uncharacterized protein (The sequence of the model RefSeq protein was modified relative to this genomic sequence to represent the inferred CDS: substituted 1 base at 1 genomic stop codon), coding for MISQQSHKPHSDSIAATPKPTFKTMQSARNTTAFRSIFDAGELKXELENSGVKPSLIPYIWKQVIQNPDAQFDQIPSLPSAAYPLLTSKFKTLTSSVHKVMDSSDQLTTKLLIKLQNGALVEAVIMRYDSRLGRYDGKPRPGGPRSTLCVSFSGIKVGCKMGCTFCATESMGFKSNLTSGEIVEQLVHASRISPIRNIVFMGMGEQLNNYGSLVEAIQVMTGSPFHLSRKKITVSTVGIIHAIKKLLSDLPGLNLAVSLHAPVQEIRCQIMPAARAFPLVKLMDTLQEYQNNTQQKIFIEYIMLDGVNDEEQHAHQLGKLLETFQVVINLIPLNPIGILSKFSTSNENKVKSFQKILRGTYGIRTTVRKEMGQGQDISGACGQLVVNLPNKRSTENTLTDIEDLQVR